From a region of the candidate division WOR-3 bacterium genome:
- a CDS encoding YncE family protein, translating to MRRCVSGRGWLSGRLDSLQNLAVGPLFACALVLSAGLCFGWSPPVPDTILLPDSLGPLRPPYHLAFGSSTDNIYVASETSDIIVVDGNTFQRVRRIYTNAGVGGALLVSRHNRLYVSHPSQGRIGVIDCATNNVVGSILVGSRPTLLCYSSGSDKLYCGDTIDKTVSVIDCATNGLLKIIPVGKGLKDMAYDPTTGKVYAATKDAVRAISCHADSIVASIDTVKSAKGLLVNRRRQ from the coding sequence ATGAGGCGCTGTGTCAGTGGCCGTGGTTGGCTTAGTGGTCGTCTAGACTCCCTTCAGAATCTGGCCGTCGGGCCGTTGTTCGCGTGCGCGCTGGTGCTGAGTGCAGGTCTGTGTTTCGGATGGAGCCCGCCGGTTCCCGATACAATCCTGCTGCCGGACTCGCTGGGGCCACTGAGGCCGCCGTACCATCTGGCTTTCGGGAGTTCGACCGACAACATCTACGTCGCGAGTGAGACTTCGGACATCATCGTGGTGGACGGGAATACGTTCCAGCGTGTCAGGCGCATCTACACCAACGCAGGGGTTGGAGGGGCACTGCTGGTCAGCAGGCACAACCGTCTGTACGTTTCGCACCCGTCGCAGGGCCGCATCGGCGTCATCGACTGTGCCACCAACAACGTGGTCGGTTCGATTCTCGTCGGGTCCCGGCCGACGCTGCTCTGCTACAGCAGTGGCAGTGACAAGCTGTATTGTGGCGACACCATCGACAAGACCGTCTCGGTGATAGACTGCGCCACCAACGGGCTGCTGAAGATCATCCCGGTCGGGAAGGGTCTGAAGGATATGGCCTATGACCCGACTACTGGCAAGGTCTATGCGGCAACCAAAGATGCAGTCCGCGCGATCTCCTGCCACGCCGACTCCATTGTTGCCAGCATCGACACGGTCAAGTCGGCGAAGGGGCTACTCGTCAACCGACGCCGCCAGAA